The Microbacterium luteum nucleotide sequence ACAGGCTGTTGGTCACCGAGATGTCCGTCGCTGCGCGGAAGCGCGAGCCGGCCGTGCGGGCGAAATCTTCGGGGAACTCCTGCTCGAGCTCGGCCATGACGCTGCGACGCAGCGGGGTCGCGCAGTGCTCGAGGTCGCGTGTGATGGTGCGGCCGAAGCGCTCCTTCAGGAGGGCCCGGTTCACGCGCAGTCCGTTGTCGTGCCCGCTGCGGTGCGGCCCCGGGGCGCCTGAGCCGATCCGCACGCCGCACTCGACGAACTTCGTCACCCCTGCCGGCGTGAAGAACATCTCCGGGTGCACGCGCCGTCCGAAGAACATGTCGTCGTTGGAATAGAGGAAGTGCTCGGCGAGCCCGGGGATGCGGTGCAGCTGCGCCTCGACGGCGTGCGAATTGTGCGTGGGAAGCGTCGCCGGGTCGGCGAAGAAGTCCTCGCTGCGCACAATCGTCACCTTCGGGTGGTCGAGCAGCCACGACGGCGCGGGGGAGTCGGTGGCGATGAAGATGCGACGTACCCAGGGTGCATACATGTGCACGCTCCGCAGGGCGTAGCGAAGCTCGTCCACGTGCCGGTACCGCGCCGGGCCGTCGTCGCCGGCGCCGACGACGTATCCCGCCATGCGTGCCGCACGCTGGCGCTGGAAGTCGGTCGAGGAGCCGTCCACCCAGGAGAAGACGATGTCGATCTCGTCGGTGACCTCATCCGGCTGCGGATCGAACATCCCCTCCCACGTCCGCCACGACCGGCCATGGCGCTCGACCGTCGTCGCCACGAGGTCCGTCGCCGCGGTGCGGCGGCGCGAGAAGGTGTTGTCCGACGGTGCTTCCACGACATCGCTCGCGAAGCGCCAGAACTGCACGCGGACGCCGGTGGCGGCACCGTACCGCAGCCCGCCCGTGCGAGCGATCCGCGGACGATAGACGCGCACGGCCGTCGGCGCGTCGGGGAGAGGGGCCGCATCCACCGCGAGCACCGCGGCGCTCTGCTTGAGCTTGACGTGCAGGGGCTCGTGCGCGCAGGCGCCCGCCAGGGCCGCGTGCGCCGCGGCGCGCTCGGCGAGGTCGACCACGAGGGCGAGGGTATGACGGTCGTGCCGGATCAGCCGGACGCCGACGCCGGCATCCTCCAGCACATCGCTCACGTAGATCAGGTCCTCGGCATGCGCCTGGTCGGGTGTGAGGCGATCGTGCACGAGGTGGAGCAGCCCGCGGTCGACGACGACATCGTCACGCTGGAGCAGCGATGACCAGGGGTGCCGATCGAGCGGCAGAGAGGACACGACGGTCATGGTGGTTCCTTCACACTGATGCAGGGGCGCTCTCGCCGCCGGCGGCGCAACCCTACGAGGAAACTATTACAGCACTGTTTCCCCCGTGTTCATGCGGGATGCGCGGCGGCTTCCGTCAGACGCTGTGAACCATCCGAGCGCCGCGCGCGTCGCCGTCCGACGGCGCGCGCTAGCCTCGGATCATGAGCGACGATTCCCGCTTCCGCCCCGACATCCCCGACCTCCACCGTCCGTACACGGCGGCGCCGGAGCGCTACGACAGACGCGGGTACCGCCAGGTCGGGGCATCGGGTCTGTACCTGCCGGCCATCTCGCTCGGACTCTGGTGGAACTTCGGGGACAACATCCCCCTCGACAACCAGCGGGAGCTGCTGCGTCACGCCTTCGATCGCGGTATCACGCACTTCGATCTGGCGAACAACTACGGGCCTCCCTACGGCTCCGCGGAGAAGAACTTCGGGCGCATCTTCGCCGAAGACCTCCGCCCGTACCGCGACGAACTCATCATCTCGTCGAAGGCCGGATGGGACATGTGGCCCGGTCCCTATGGCGACTACGGTTCGCGAAAGTACATCCTCGCCAGTGCCGAGCAGTCGCTGCGGCGCATGGGACTGGACTACGTCGACATCTTCTACTCCCACCGAGCCGACCCCGTGACGCCGGTGGCCGAGACGATCGCGGCGCTGGACACCCTCGTCCGCCAGGGCAAGGCGCTCTACGTGGGCATCTCGTCGTACAGCGCCGAGCGCACCGTCGAGGCCGCGGCGGTCGCGCGCTCGCTCGGGACCCCGCTGGTGATCCACCAGCCGTCCTACTCCATGCTCAACCGATGGGTCGAAGACGGCCTCACCAGGGCGCTGACCCAGGAGGGCATGGGTGCGATCGCCTTCACCCCGCTCGCGCAGGGGCTCCTCACCGACAAGTACCTCGGCGACGGCACCGCGGATCGCGCGCAGCAGCGATCGTCGCTGCCGGGCGGGGCGCTGTCGGAGGACGGGATCGCGACGCTGCGAGGTCTCAACGTGATCGCGACCGAGCGTGGTCAGTCGCTCGCGCAGATGGCCCTGCAGTGGGTGCTGCGCGATCGCGTGGTCGCGTCGGCCCTCATCGGCGCTTCGCGCACCTCGCAGCTCGATGAGAACCTCGCCGCCCTCGACGGTCCCGCCTTCACAATGGAGGAGATCGAGCAGATCGACACCCTCGCCGGCGGGATCGACGTGGATCTCTGGGCGGACTCCGCGAAGCTGTGAGCATCATGGCCGTCTCCGATCGCGTGCACGTGCGCGCGCCGGGCAAGCTGAACCTCTTCTTCGAGGTGGGTGCGGCCCAGGATGACGGCTATCACGACGTCGCTTCCGCCTATCAGGCCGTGTCGCTCTGGGAGGACGTGTACGCCCAGCCCGCCGACGGCTTCACCCTCAGCGTCAGCGGCTCGGTCGACGTCTCGGGGGTGCCCGCCGACGACCGGAACCTCGCCCTGCGCGCGGCCCGCCTCATCGCGCGCCGGCTCGATCACGAGGGTGGCGTGCATCTCGACATCGTCAAGCACGTGCCGGTCGCCGGGGGGATGGGTGGCGGCTCGGCCGACGCCGCTGCCGCGCTCGTCGCGTGCGACGCGCTGTGGGGCGGTGATCTCGGCTCGGCCGAACTGCACCGCATGGCGGCACGTCTCGGCGCAGACGTGCCGTTCGCCCTCATGGGCGGCACGGCCGTCGGAACGGGTCGGGGCGATCAGCTCAGTCCTGCCCTCGCAAAGGGTCGCTTCGACTGGGTGCTCGTCACCGTCGACGGGGGATTGTCGACCCCGGATGTCTACGGTCGTCTCGACGAGATGCGGCGACGCCCCGACATCCGCCCCGCGCCCGGGTCGCCCGCCGTTGAGCCGGGCGTGCTCCACGCGCTTCGCGCGGGGGATCCGGTCGCGCTCGCCGAGCACGCTCGGAACGACCTGCAGGTCGCGGCTCTGAGCCTGCGCCCAGACCTTCGCGACCTGCTGGAGGACGGCGAGAGCGCGGGAGCGCTCACGGGGATGGTGTCGGGCTCCGGCCCGACCGTCGCCTTCCTCGCGGACGGGCCCGAGGCCGCGCTCGACCTGCAGGTGACGCTCTCGGCCGCCGGTCACCGCGCGCTTCATGTGCACGGTCCGGTGCACGGGGCCCGCATCGTCTGAGCGGCTCCCTAGCGCATGGGGCCGGACCGCGCAATGTTCCCGGCCGTCCGCCTTCGTGTCGTTGCCAGCCGCTACGGTGGTGAGCACGTCCTCGGGAGGAATCATGAAGGCACGACTGCACGGCTCGGTGATCGCCGAGGCCGACGAGAGCGACCTCGTCCGCATCGAAGGCAACTGGTACTGGCCGCCCGTCAGCGTCTCAGACGGTGTGCTTGCCGAGAGCCCCACCGCGTACACCTGCCCGTGGAAAGGCGCCGCGCAGTACTACAACGTGACCGCCGCGGGCCAGACGCTGGACGACGGCGCGTGGGCGTACCCGGATCTCCGCCCGGGCGCGGTGGACCGCGTCGGTGTCGACTTCGCCGGCTACATCGCCTTCGACCGGGGCATCGAGATCTCCTGACCCGCGGAGGCCGCCACCCGCGGCCGACGGTTCCCCGGGCGACCGCACGACGACAGAGAGCGACGATGGCCGACACGACTCCCGCAGCCTCGGCGGATGCCCCCGGCGGCATCGACTTCCGCGACGTGACCAAGGTCTTTCCCGACGGCACGCGTGCGGTGGGGGAGTTCCGTCTCCACGTTCCTCCGCACAAGACCACGGTCCTGGTCGGTTCGTCGGGTTCCGGCAAGACCACGCTTCTGCGCATGATCAACAGGATGGTCGAGCCCTCTTCGGGCTCGATCTCGATCGACGGCGACGACATCGCCGATCGAGACCCGGTGTCCCTGCGCCGGAGCATCGGCTACGTGATGCAGAACTCGGGCCTGATGCCCCATTTCACCGTGCTCGACAACATCACCACGGTTCCCGTGCTGCGGGGAACCCCGCGACGTGACGCTCGTGCCCGGGCGCTCGACCTCATGGATACCGTCGGCCTGGACCGCTCGATGGCCGACCGCTACCCGAGTCAGCTGTCGGGCGGGCAGCAGCAGCGCGTGGGTGTGGCGCGCGGCCTGGCGGCCGAGCCCAACATCCTCCTGATGGACGAGCCCTTCGGCGCGGTCGACCCGATCGTGCGGGCGGAGCTGCAGGAGGAGCTCCTGCGGCTTCAGCGCGAGATCGGGAAGACGATCGTGTTCGTCACGCACGACATCGACGAGGCGTTCCTGCTGGGCGACCAGGTGGTGATCCTCGAGAAGGGCGCCGAGGTCGCGCAGATCGGCACGCCGAACGAGATCACCGAGAACCCCGCGAGCGCGTTCGTGGAGAGCTTCATCGGGGCAGACAGGGGCAAGCGTGCGCTCCATCTGAAGAAGACCGACCGCGGCACCGTCGTCGTCGACGGCGAGGGGCGCGCGCAGGGGGCGCTCGTCGAGGAAGGCGGGTGACGTGGACTGGGTCCTCGACAACCTCGACCTCATCGGCGAGCTGACACTGATCCACCTGCGGCAGAGCATCCTCGCGATCGTCATCGGATTCGTGCTGTCGGTGCCGCTGGGGTGGGTGGCGTTCCGATTCCGGCTGCTGCGCAGCGGCATCATCACCGTGGTCGGGCTGCTCTACACGATCCCCTCGCTCGCGCTGCTGATGATCCTGCCCACGATCTTCGGGTACAGCGCGATCAGCGAGATCAACCTGATCGTGGCGCTCACCATCTACGCGCTCGC carries:
- a CDS encoding ABC transporter ATP-binding protein, with amino-acid sequence MADTTPAASADAPGGIDFRDVTKVFPDGTRAVGEFRLHVPPHKTTVLVGSSGSGKTTLLRMINRMVEPSSGSISIDGDDIADRDPVSLRRSIGYVMQNSGLMPHFTVLDNITTVPVLRGTPRRDARARALDLMDTVGLDRSMADRYPSQLSGGQQQRVGVARGLAAEPNILLMDEPFGAVDPIVRAELQEELLRLQREIGKTIVFVTHDIDEAFLLGDQVVILEKGAEVAQIGTPNEITENPASAFVESFIGADRGKRALHLKKTDRGTVVVDGEGRAQGALVEEGG
- a CDS encoding 4-(cytidine 5'-diphospho)-2-C-methyl-D-erythritol kinase, whose amino-acid sequence is MAVSDRVHVRAPGKLNLFFEVGAAQDDGYHDVASAYQAVSLWEDVYAQPADGFTLSVSGSVDVSGVPADDRNLALRAARLIARRLDHEGGVHLDIVKHVPVAGGMGGGSADAAAALVACDALWGGDLGSAELHRMAARLGADVPFALMGGTAVGTGRGDQLSPALAKGRFDWVLVTVDGGLSTPDVYGRLDEMRRRPDIRPAPGSPAVEPGVLHALRAGDPVALAEHARNDLQVAALSLRPDLRDLLEDGESAGALTGMVSGSGPTVAFLADGPEAALDLQVTLSAAGHRALHVHGPVHGARIV
- a CDS encoding aldo/keto reductase yields the protein MSDDSRFRPDIPDLHRPYTAAPERYDRRGYRQVGASGLYLPAISLGLWWNFGDNIPLDNQRELLRHAFDRGITHFDLANNYGPPYGSAEKNFGRIFAEDLRPYRDELIISSKAGWDMWPGPYGDYGSRKYILASAEQSLRRMGLDYVDIFYSHRADPVTPVAETIAALDTLVRQGKALYVGISSYSAERTVEAAAVARSLGTPLVIHQPSYSMLNRWVEDGLTRALTQEGMGAIAFTPLAQGLLTDKYLGDGTADRAQQRSSLPGGALSEDGIATLRGLNVIATERGQSLAQMALQWVLRDRVVASALIGASRTSQLDENLAALDGPAFTMEEIEQIDTLAGGIDVDLWADSAKL
- a CDS encoding DUF427 domain-containing protein; this translates as MKARLHGSVIAEADESDLVRIEGNWYWPPVSVSDGVLAESPTAYTCPWKGAAQYYNVTAAGQTLDDGAWAYPDLRPGAVDRVGVDFAGYIAFDRGIEIS
- a CDS encoding stealth family protein; this translates as MTVVSSLPLDRHPWSSLLQRDDVVVDRGLLHLVHDRLTPDQAHAEDLIYVSDVLEDAGVGVRLIRHDRHTLALVVDLAERAAAHAALAGACAHEPLHVKLKQSAAVLAVDAAPLPDAPTAVRVYRPRIARTGGLRYGAATGVRVQFWRFASDVVEAPSDNTFSRRRTAATDLVATTVERHGRSWRTWEGMFDPQPDEVTDEIDIVFSWVDGSSTDFQRQRAARMAGYVVGAGDDGPARYRHVDELRYALRSVHMYAPWVRRIFIATDSPAPSWLLDHPKVTIVRSEDFFADPATLPTHNSHAVEAQLHRIPGLAEHFLYSNDDMFFGRRVHPEMFFTPAGVTKFVECGVRIGSGAPGPHRSGHDNGLRVNRALLKERFGRTITRDLEHCATPLRRSVMAELEQEFPEDFARTAGSRFRAATDISVTNSLYHYYALMTGRAVPTSRPRTRYVQTTMRSGLRRMERLAGREAVDMFCLNDGGEVEVPEEVRAHTVRTTLERMFPVPAPWERVELSADSGRRGPTATPHATAS